One part of the SAR324 cluster bacterium genome encodes these proteins:
- a CDS encoding enolase C-terminal domain-like protein, producing the protein MKRPFTIETTSASIKSSIRNAVISFDEMTVSVIKVTSENKGHQVNGYGFCSNGRYAQEGIIKNRFIPRLHKVSPVSLLDDNGVIDPLKCWSVFMQNEKPGGHGDRAVAAGALDMAFWDVYAKTYQKPLWKVLSEQFNDNQFDEQIFVYPGGGYYYPGKGYEGLKDEFKKYQEQGYKVLKMKVGGDSIDEDLRRIDAALSVVDYGKNLCVDANARFDLKDALAFADAIQPYDLRWYEEPLDPDDFLSHAILAESYVAPLATGENLFSKHGLQNLLRHGGLRPDRDWIQLDPALSYGLTHYLQIIEMIESFGWSRRRLIPHGGHQLALNIAAGLQTGGSESYPGVFQPFGGFADGYEIIEGHIKPQEEPGLGIEQKGDLYRRLKEIFD; encoded by the coding sequence ATGAAACGACCATTCACCATTGAAACAACTTCAGCTTCAATTAAGTCCTCTATTCGAAACGCTGTCATCTCATTTGATGAAATGACAGTATCTGTCATCAAAGTAACATCCGAAAATAAAGGACATCAAGTTAATGGATACGGGTTTTGCTCTAATGGGAGGTATGCTCAAGAAGGTATAATTAAGAATAGGTTTATACCTCGTCTTCATAAGGTTTCACCTGTTTCTTTGCTTGATGACAACGGGGTAATTGATCCTTTGAAGTGCTGGTCTGTATTTATGCAGAATGAAAAACCAGGTGGTCATGGTGATCGTGCTGTCGCAGCTGGAGCCTTGGACATGGCCTTTTGGGATGTTTACGCTAAAACCTATCAAAAGCCACTTTGGAAGGTTCTGTCCGAACAGTTCAACGATAACCAGTTTGATGAACAGATTTTTGTGTACCCTGGTGGTGGATATTATTATCCGGGTAAGGGATATGAGGGGCTGAAAGATGAGTTCAAAAAGTATCAGGAGCAGGGCTACAAAGTTTTAAAAATGAAGGTTGGGGGTGACTCGATTGATGAAGATTTGCGAAGAATCGACGCAGCTCTTTCCGTGGTTGATTATGGGAAGAATCTATGTGTAGACGCTAATGCTCGATTTGACCTGAAAGATGCCCTTGCTTTTGCGGATGCTATTCAACCTTACGATTTAAGGTGGTACGAAGAACCGCTGGATCCCGATGATTTTCTCTCACATGCAATCCTCGCTGAAAGTTATGTTGCTCCTCTTGCAACAGGTGAAAACTTGTTCTCAAAGCATGGTCTTCAAAATCTGCTAAGACACGGCGGGCTCAGACCCGACCGTGACTGGATTCAACTGGATCCAGCACTTTCTTATGGACTAACACACTATCTTCAAATTATTGAGATGATTGAAAGCTTTGGGTGGAGTAGAAGGAGGCTCATTCCCCACGGTGGGCATCAACTTGCGTTGAACATTGCAGCAGGACTACAAACTGGGGGCTCCGAGAGTTACCCAGGCGTTTTCCAACCATTTGGTGGCTTTGCCGATGGCTATGAGATAATAG